TTTTTGATTTGGaataaagaaaaagcaaaagataTAGAAACctgtaccaaaaaaaaaaagaatctctTTCTCGATTTCTTCAATAAGAATCTTAGAATTGAAATATTGCCAATTTTATTTTTGTCTTAAAGAATTAAAATAAGAAATCTTTTCTTCAGTTAAAACTTACATGCAAAGTGCAATGCATATGGGTGCAAACTAGTTTATCTAAAGACTaacataaaagaaaatataaggAAAGAAACATACCATCTCTGAGTTGTGCTTGTTGTTCCATGGCTTGAAGGCGAAATCTCAACTCATTGTTCAAACTTGTAAGCTCAGTAAAATCTTTCTGCAATGAGATATATCAAAGCCAATTACCTCGAAATAAAACCAAGTTCGTAAAAGAAGCACCAAAGAGATCTATAAGATTTTAAATTAGAACCTGTAGAATGGTCACTTGTGTGGACAAAGTGGTTGTCTCTGTTTGAAGAGTCTGAAccttatgttccaattctgaaaTATAACACAATTTACGTTCCTTGGATCGAGCAGCTGACTGACGGTTGGCCAGTATCCTGAGAGAAGAAAATATTATGAATTCCAAAAATGTATTTTTGACATTAGGCCCTCTTTTGTAGGCTCGTAGAGATGATTTAACCTCGGGGCTTTAGAGAGGGTTACATTTAGGAAAAGAATCAATCAGCAATTCAGCTCCATACCTTTTGGCACGTTTAGGATCTGAAACTACAATCTCTGCTAGTCTTTCATCAGCCATAATCTTTCTCATCTCAGCTTCACTAAATTCACCATTGCCTAAGTCGAAATTGATCTTGTCTGAGTTATCATTTCCAGAACTACTTGATGAAAGCTTCCCCGGACAGTTTACCAGGGAAGTTGGTAATTTTGGTGACTCATCACCGTAGTGAAAACTTCCAACAGCACTATCCATTGAAAGACTCCTAAAATGTCGGGTGGAGCGAGTAATATCTGCATCAGCACTCCTCTTGATACTAGTTCCTTTCGAGACACTTTCTGCTTTTTTATTGCTGTTGTTGCCACCAGTTAACTTTGTGAGACTGGAAATGCTATCCTTAACTTTATCCTCAGTAATAGAAGAGTTCAATGCCTCCATGTTTTCCAGATTCATGTACGAAGACAACTTGTCCACGACCTCTCCCCCTGATTTCCTTCGCAAGGGATCTCCGAGCAGCGTTGCTCCATCCAAAACTCCCAGGCCACTTATGGCCACTAACTGAGGTGAAGACTTAATCATAGCTGAAAGTCCCAACGGAACATCACTATTAGAGCGACGATGCCCTTTCTTAGGTGGACGACTATCACTACATCGAAATGTGTTTTCCCTTGTGAAAGAGGAGACAAAAGGTGGAGCTCGAGAACTAACATCAACTTCCTCCATCGATGTGTCCTTCAAACTAGAGTTGGCTGATGCCAAAGATGACTCGCTATGAGGGAACGGGCTCAATGGGGGAAGGCCATTGTTTGAGAAAATACTCGGTTGAGATAAAGACCTTGTATGAGAAGCTCCCACACCAAAATTATGGCTAATGTGTGGCTTAGAATTAGGCTGAGCCATCAGAATCAAGTAATACAATAGTAAAACAACCAACTCGGAAACAACTCGATCGAAATCCTCTCCTAAGTTTGAAAACACTATCGGATTTAACTCCGTTATGGGGCTAGTACATCGAGCAGCTTCAAATTTTGCAGTTCTAAATTAGTATATCTTATGATCAAAGAACTTCACCACTTTCCATCAGATTATAATACTCACTCTCACCTGCACAAAACAGGCCTAGTACTTGAAAACCCCTAAAGCCTTCGGCCTGCTTGCTCTTAAGAGCAATTCAATTACGAAAATTTACTAAACCCAAATTCATGCCAACAACTGTTTTTCATCACAGACAAATAGCTGAACAAGATAAGAAAGACAAAGTACAAGATTCAATAActtaaaataaggaaaaaaaatgtAGTACCTGGATTTTGTTCATTCAGAAGCTACTCCCCAACGTTATGACACAACATCGTTAATAAAGTGAAAGGTCAAAAAATAATTGGAACATGGTAAGCAGAATTTTTCCCGCTGAAAATAGCGGTGATTACGGTTGAATTATAAAGAAAGACAAGAAGATAAAAGACAAAAAACTTTGGATTGCATAAAATGACAGGGGTGGGTGGGGGGTCGAGGTGGGAGAAGATGTTCTCTGTTCCTTTCGCTATCTGAGTAAGTGCAGGCACGAAGTTATGCGAAAGGGACAACAAGAGATTTTCTTGTCTGACTTTGGATTCATATAGGAAAGTCCGAATACTTCAATTTCATTTGCATTTCAGCAATCGCCCTCTATTCAATGCCGGCCTCAACTCACAAAGTTGTTCTAATTACATTTGCGCAATCGGGGAAAggaagagagaaagagaaaattgAGAATTGAGTCTGAAAATTTTTAGAGTATTTTTTTGGGGAAATGTCCGAACTTTTGGAAGTACTCTAGAGCATACTTCTTGTGGGAAAATGTTGTCATTTTTCGGTTCTTATGAGTTAAACTAAGTTAATTTTactcaatattttaaaatttattctcTTATCATTCTGATACTTAGACACTTGTAATTCCTACATAAAGAAATAGCGGGATGTTTTCGTGATATAACTCTGTTTTAGCTTGATTGTTTAATAAATATTTGTTGACTTTAAAAAAAAGGATAGCGGGATTTGGAGCGTAAAAGTCGACGTATTTAATTTTATGATTCTCTAACTGAATCTCTCTGCATACGAGATCGCGATGTGCACGATCAGCTGTCTGTGTACAATGTACACGTACATACGATATTACTTCTAGCATGATTTAGGTCATCTTACTTCCGAATTATGTAAAGAGTAAGACTAGACAAAGATTTTTGTCTGACGTTATTTTGTGTATTGTCATAGTTGTTCctgaatttaaatttttaaataaataaacaagaATAACACACATGATATTTGAACTTATGATCTAGAGCAATTTCGCTATATAGTAGAGAAATCCTATATGTTAAGAGAATTCAACAACTTATATACTAAAATTTGTCTATGCCCTATTTGTACAATATGATCTCCACCTTTGATTGTGAAAACTCATCGTGTATTTGACTAGTTGTCTGCTGACTGTCAACGTACACCAACACTCATTACTTATCCTTGAATAATCTTGATAGATTAAACCACTTTGAATCCGTGATACTATTAGAAGTCGATTCTCCATCGACAATGAAACACATGATAACCAAAGATGTgatagtatgtaattgctttctACATATCCTCCCAAATTTGTAGATATCTTATCGAATGAATAATGTTAGAAGCATTACTTGATGGTGATGTAGCGGTTTGTCCCATGCTTTGCCCAGTTGTCCTTAAGATCAACTGGATTTGATAGATCGTAGCCTTCAGCTGCCAGGCGGCTAAGCAGCTTGGTGAATGCACTCCCACTCATTTTCCGACCACCAATTCTAGCATGTCGCTTGTTAGGAAGCGTTGGTAATGGATACATTGACAAATTGTTTGTACAACATGAAGATTGCCAACCTCCATTTCCCCATTTGTAGCAAGGCCTTAAAACTCCAGTGCAGGAACAAACAGGGACTGGCATGGTTGATTCGTCAAAAGAAACCTGGTTGAGCCCCAGGTCCTGATCCTTCCAATCCGTCTTTGTCACACCCAACTGCCTATTAACATCATCATTTCCACCACCCATCTCTTGGGCGCCATTCCACTCCTGCGATTCGTCAAGCATTGACTTGTTAAGGTCTTCACCTTCCTTTTTCACTTTCTTTGATGGCTTTGAAGTCTTTTTAGAAGATGTCACTAGCTTTGCCTCCTTGGATCTTTTGTTCCTACGGGATTTTGTGGGCTCCGGAGCAGCTGGTGACTGTATGGATGACTCGTTCATGTGCATATCGCTGTGGTTAAATGTAGGTTCTCCCAACTGTGGCTGATGATGTACATGCTGTTGTGGATGGTGCATGTGTTTCAGTTCGCGTGCAATTTGACATCCGGGCGGACAAGGAGACATGTTACCACTGTTCATTGAGTTCTCTTGATACTGAAGAGTGGCAATGGCATTGTCCCGCTCCATTATGGCACTATTTCGTTCTGCTATAGCCGAATCTCGTTGCAAGATGGCCATGTCTCGCTCTGCCAAGGTAGCCCTTTTTTCAGAAAGAGCCAAGTTCCTCTCTTGAATAGCAGCATCTCTTTCGGCCATGATAGCCATTATCTGCTTCATTGATGGCTGATGCTGCAAAAACCACTGAAGTGCAGAAAAACGCAGCGTATATCACCAGAGCAAATGTTGGTAATAAAAGACTTCATTTTACAGCATAATCTACTGTTCAGATTAAAGGTTCTGTGAAACATCTTTTGTACTAGAAATATCCTAAGTCAAGAAACTAGACTTGAGCATAATTAACTATGACTGCTACAACTCACCTGGCC
The DNA window shown above is from Nicotiana tomentosiformis chromosome 8, ASM39032v3, whole genome shotgun sequence and carries:
- the LOC104093956 gene encoding bZIP transcription factor 29-like, translating into MAQPNSKPHISHNFGVGASHTRSLSQPSIFSNNGLPPLSPFPHSESSLASANSSLKDTSMEEVDVSSRAPPFVSSFTRENTFRCSDSRPPKKGHRRSNSDVPLGLSAMIKSSPQLVAISGLGVLDGATLLGDPLRRKSGGEVVDKLSSYMNLENMEALNSSITEDKVKDSISSLTKLTGGNNSNKKAESVSKGTSIKRSADADITRSTRHFRSLSMDSAVGSFHYGDESPKLPTSLVNCPGKLSSSSSGNDNSDKINFDLGNGEFSEAEMRKIMADERLAEIVVSDPKRAKRILANRQSAARSKERKLCYISELEHKVQTLQTETTTLSTQVTILQKDFTELTSLNNELRFRLQAMEQQAQLRDALHKALTAEVHRLKFAMGELKKEGRLPNSSRAQQMPVKPNIFQMQRQSSEIQQFSVAKPNTATKASATPASA
- the LOC104093980 gene encoding protein BASIC PENTACYSTEINE6-like — protein: MDDSGHHENGRHKPPQGQWFLQHQPSMKQIMAIMAERDAAIQERNLALSEKRATLAERDMAILQRDSAIAERNSAIMERDNAIATLQYQENSMNSGNMSPCPPGCQIARELKHMHHPQQHVHHQPQLGEPTFNHSDMHMNESSIQSPAAPEPTKSRRNKRSKEAKLVTSSKKTSKPSKKVKKEGEDLNKSMLDESQEWNGAQEMGGGNDDVNRQLGVTKTDWKDQDLGLNQVSFDESTMPVPVCSCTGVLRPCYKWGNGGWQSSCCTNNLSMYPLPTLPNKRHARIGGRKMSGSAFTKLLSRLAAEGYDLSNPVDLKDNWAKHGTNRYITIK